A genomic window from Cloacibacillus evryensis DSM 19522 includes:
- a CDS encoding sodium:solute symporter family protein: MLTGIDNIVIVFTVIAVLWIGYYFSKSITDMESYYLANRSLPWSLVVGTLVASWYGGVGVVGTIGYASVFGMATWFIWSIGAHAVRFPLALWVGPRIHVRSDVTIPDVIAHAYGKTAAIVASIFLFMYCSQLGEITATGFIGEAAWGVNKVLLGVIVVVLTIALTCLGGLMGVAVTDMIFFFFMLMSVCMVFPQIYDSVGGMAGIRAATAATPSFTHPVAGMTFTKALMLVLLCINVYADPCFYQRFSASNSAKTGRRAMLTCFCLWLVFDAVTNIAGMVVHVKYPGAQPELAYVRMVLSELPVGIRAFFVIGLFGAIISTLDSYYLIGGTTLAKDIYARIFVKEELSDKKLVNLSRLGACLLGVIGLCLAFRFTLVYDAFVFLISLWMSTGFVPVLMALMYGGKKTKAAGLLSMAAGCLSFAALSLWPVTISESFGVLEPILVSLPLSFLFWVIGSKFGEDTETDKKAIRC; the protein is encoded by the coding sequence ATGTTAACCGGCATCGACAACATCGTTATCGTATTTACCGTGATCGCCGTTCTTTGGATAGGCTACTATTTCTCAAAGTCGATCACGGACATGGAGAGCTATTATCTCGCGAACAGAAGCCTTCCCTGGTCGCTTGTGGTCGGCACGCTCGTCGCTTCCTGGTACGGCGGCGTCGGCGTTGTGGGCACCATCGGCTACGCCTCTGTCTTTGGCATGGCGACATGGTTCATCTGGTCGATCGGCGCGCACGCGGTCCGATTCCCACTCGCGCTGTGGGTCGGGCCGCGCATCCACGTGCGTTCCGACGTAACGATCCCCGACGTCATCGCCCACGCCTACGGCAAGACGGCCGCGATCGTCGCCTCGATATTCCTCTTCATGTACTGTTCTCAGCTGGGCGAGATAACGGCGACTGGCTTCATCGGAGAGGCGGCCTGGGGCGTCAATAAGGTCCTTCTCGGCGTCATTGTCGTCGTTCTGACGATCGCGCTGACCTGTCTCGGCGGCCTGATGGGGGTCGCGGTGACCGATATGATCTTCTTTTTCTTCATGCTGATGAGCGTCTGCATGGTATTCCCGCAGATATATGACAGCGTCGGCGGCATGGCGGGCATACGCGCGGCGACGGCGGCGACGCCCTCCTTCACTCACCCTGTCGCGGGCATGACCTTCACAAAGGCGCTGATGCTGGTGCTGCTCTGCATCAACGTATACGCCGACCCCTGCTTCTATCAGCGTTTCTCGGCCAGCAACTCGGCGAAGACCGGCCGCCGCGCGATGCTCACCTGCTTCTGTCTCTGGCTCGTATTCGACGCCGTGACGAACATCGCCGGTATGGTGGTACACGTCAAATACCCCGGAGCACAGCCGGAGCTCGCGTATGTGCGAATGGTACTCTCTGAACTTCCCGTCGGGATACGCGCCTTCTTCGTCATCGGGCTCTTCGGGGCGATAATCTCCACGCTCGACAGCTACTACCTCATCGGCGGAACGACGCTCGCAAAGGATATCTACGCGCGTATATTTGTGAAAGAAGAGCTCAGCGACAAAAAACTTGTGAACCTGAGCCGCCTCGGCGCCTGTCTGTTGGGGGTCATCGGCCTCTGCCTTGCCTTCCGCTTCACGCTCGTATACGACGCCTTCGTCTTCCTCATCAGCCTCTGGATGTCCACCGGTTTCGTCCCCGTGCTGATGGCGCTGATGTACGGCGGGAAAAAGACCAAGGCGGCGGGACTGCTTTCGATGGCGGCGGGATGCCTTTCCTTCGCGGCGCTCTCGCTCTGGCCGGTAACGATATCGGAAAGCTTCGGCGTGCTTGAGCCGATACTCGTATCACTGCCGCTCTCGTTCCTCTTCTGGGTGATCGGCAGCAAATTCGGCGAAGATACCGAAACTGATAAAAAAGCGATCAGATGCTGA
- a CDS encoding 4Fe-4S dicluster-binding protein: MYDKAAKLFEIPDLALPFMETFLDTEELCLLETMEPRNYSPDELLTLLKNFTDDPEAFVKNAYSRGVLNKAEEAGKIFFRPANFYTRLAFFAQYEPEFWAEIPASEREKIDEWYVARYMEKAKPRLDAALRGEGLIENASFFTLDEAFALIDSLECEPYMVPCNCKSVALNCEKPRSVCILFKRGLNSEWDRGHGRPLSKEEAKAILRLADKSGLMHTSEEDAAICNCCGDCCYPIRASKRIGTQGVWPKQRYRIIWDEKKCVACGRCAKVCNFGAFRQAGRKITFEEKDCWGCTICGSNCPVGAISIEKI; encoded by the coding sequence ATGTACGATAAGGCTGCAAAATTGTTTGAAATACCCGATCTCGCCCTGCCGTTTATGGAGACGTTCCTTGACACGGAAGAGCTCTGTCTGCTTGAGACGATGGAGCCCAGAAATTATTCTCCCGACGAACTTTTAACGCTGTTAAAAAATTTCACCGACGACCCGGAGGCTTTCGTTAAGAACGCCTATTCGCGCGGGGTTCTCAACAAGGCCGAGGAGGCCGGGAAAATATTTTTCCGCCCCGCCAATTTCTACACGCGGCTGGCCTTTTTTGCGCAGTACGAGCCCGAGTTTTGGGCAGAGATACCGGCGTCCGAGCGCGAGAAGATCGACGAATGGTATGTCGCGCGGTATATGGAGAAAGCAAAGCCGCGTCTCGACGCCGCACTGAGGGGAGAGGGGCTTATCGAAAACGCCTCCTTCTTTACGCTTGATGAAGCTTTCGCGTTGATAGATTCCCTTGAATGCGAACCCTACATGGTCCCCTGCAACTGCAAAAGCGTGGCGCTGAACTGCGAAAAGCCGCGCAGCGTCTGCATACTCTTCAAGAGAGGGCTCAATTCCGAATGGGACCGCGGCCACGGGAGGCCGCTCTCAAAGGAGGAGGCGAAGGCGATCCTCCGTCTTGCCGACAAAAGCGGCCTTATGCACACCTCCGAAGAAGACGCGGCTATATGCAACTGCTGCGGCGACTGCTGCTATCCGATCCGCGCCTCAAAGAGGATCGGCACGCAGGGCGTTTGGCCGAAGCAGAGATACCGCATTATATGGGACGAAAAAAAATGCGTTGCCTGCGGCAGGTGCGCGAAGGTCTGCAACTTCGGCGCTTTCAGACAGGCGGGACGCAAGATCACATTTGAAGAAAAGGACTGCTGGGGCTGCACCATCTGCGGCAGCAACTGCCCCGTCGGCGCCATTTCGATAGAAAAAATCTAA
- a CDS encoding GntR family transcriptional regulator, which produces MSFFHNESLRKKLYDYIKRKINSGELKPGDPINQKEIFEELNISRTPYRDCMIQLESEGLVRIIPCKGVVVRELSIDEVMEAQEVGAALEGMAYELAFYNARERCIPKLTELIAKAEKCFRDNEPIVQDLNMEFHLVVFEQCPNRGLVEQLVKMRERIYDFPQRALLPLLKWEKVFWQEHRRQVEILKNGTPSEFGRYTRDVHWKVQGREEYWETLLSVRPGTVKQYFERRRAYCEQERENSL; this is translated from the coding sequence ATGTCATTTTTCCACAATGAATCGCTGCGAAAAAAACTTTACGATTATATTAAACGAAAGATAAATTCCGGCGAGCTGAAGCCGGGAGACCCCATCAATCAAAAGGAGATATTCGAGGAACTCAACATCAGCCGCACGCCCTACCGCGACTGCATGATACAGCTGGAGTCGGAGGGGCTCGTGAGGATCATTCCCTGCAAGGGCGTCGTCGTGCGCGAGCTTTCCATAGACGAGGTCATGGAAGCCCAGGAGGTGGGAGCCGCGCTTGAGGGCATGGCCTATGAGCTTGCCTTTTACAACGCGCGGGAGCGGTGCATACCAAAGCTCACCGAGCTGATCGCGAAGGCGGAAAAATGCTTCCGCGACAACGAGCCTATCGTCCAGGATCTGAATATGGAGTTCCACCTGGTCGTCTTCGAACAGTGCCCAAACCGCGGCCTCGTTGAACAGCTTGTGAAGATGCGCGAGCGGATTTATGATTTTCCGCAGCGCGCCCTGCTGCCGCTGTTGAAATGGGAAAAAGTATTCTGGCAGGAGCACCGCCGTCAGGTCGAAATACTGAAAAACGGCACGCCATCCGAGTTTGGCCGTTATACGCGCGACGTGCATTGGAAAGTTCAGGGAAGGGAAGAGTATTGGGAGACACTGTTATCCGTCAGGCCGGGAACGGTAAAGCAGTATTTTGAGCGTCGCCGCGCCTATTGCGAGCAGGAGAGAGAGAACTCCCTATAA
- a CDS encoding threonine aldolase family protein gives MNATMARGRTPRILERLAATNMEQTAGYGEDPHCEAARGYIRELCRMPDADVHFLVGGTQANLTVIAAALRPHQGVIAAESGHINVHETGAIEATGHKVITVPGENGKITAGEVRGVCDSHWRDPTHEHIAQPAMVYISNPSEIGTIYTLAELEEISKVCRKCGLPLFMDGARLGYGLACELCDYTLADIAALCDVFYIGGTKVGALFGEAVVITDAALKRDFRYIMKQRGAMLAKGRLLGIQFEALFEDGLYFEISRHATELAMTLRAACTAKGYPFLVDSMTNQQFPILPNSLIERLKVKFAFSLWQPTDAAHTAVRFCTSWATKEEHLDELIAEL, from the coding sequence TTGAATGCGACTATGGCGAGGGGGCGCACCCCCCGGATATTGGAGCGGCTGGCCGCCACAAATATGGAGCAGACGGCCGGCTATGGCGAGGACCCGCACTGCGAGGCGGCGCGGGGCTATATAAGAGAGCTCTGCCGCATGCCGGACGCCGACGTGCATTTTCTCGTCGGCGGCACACAGGCGAACCTGACGGTCATCGCCGCCGCGCTGCGTCCGCACCAGGGCGTGATCGCCGCCGAAAGCGGACACATCAACGTACATGAAACAGGAGCGATCGAGGCGACGGGACATAAGGTCATCACCGTGCCGGGCGAGAACGGCAAGATCACGGCCGGAGAGGTGCGCGGCGTCTGCGACAGCCACTGGCGCGATCCGACCCACGAACATATCGCCCAGCCGGCGATGGTCTACATTTCTAACCCAAGTGAGATCGGCACGATCTATACCCTCGCCGAGCTGGAGGAGATCTCCAAGGTCTGCCGTAAATGCGGCCTGCCGCTCTTCATGGACGGCGCGCGGCTCGGCTACGGGCTCGCCTGCGAGCTCTGTGATTATACCTTGGCCGACATCGCCGCCCTCTGCGACGTCTTTTATATCGGCGGCACGAAGGTCGGCGCGCTCTTCGGGGAGGCGGTCGTCATCACCGATGCGGCGTTGAAGCGTGACTTCCGCTATATAATGAAGCAGCGCGGCGCGATGCTCGCGAAGGGGCGTCTTCTGGGTATACAGTTCGAGGCGCTATTTGAGGACGGGCTTTACTTCGAGATATCGCGGCACGCGACGGAACTTGCGATGACGCTCCGCGCGGCCTGTACGGCGAAGGGATATCCTTTCCTCGTCGACTCAATGACGAACCAGCAGTTCCCGATCCTGCCCAACAGTCTTATTGAGCGGCTCAAAGTGAAATTCGCTTTTTCGCTCTGGCAGCCGACCGACGCGGCGCACACCGCCGTGCGCTTCTGCACAAGCTGGGCGACTAAAGAAGAGCACCTTGACGAACTGATCGCGGAGCTTTAG
- a CDS encoding AzlD domain-containing protein, producing MSKIVFLSILMMCVTAPSRILPPFLLTGRRLPPFVSSVLNYIPFAVIGSLVFPDILWATGDFKSSAAATVVAFLTGWFSGNILVVLPASIAAAFLATRLF from the coding sequence ATGTCCAAGATCGTCTTTCTTTCAATACTGATGATGTGTGTCACCGCGCCGTCGCGCATACTGCCGCCCTTTCTCCTCACCGGCCGCAGGCTGCCGCCCTTTGTTTCCTCGGTGCTCAACTATATCCCCTTTGCCGTCATCGGCTCCCTGGTATTTCCCGATATCCTTTGGGCGACGGGAGATTTCAAGAGTTCCGCCGCCGCCACCGTCGTCGCCTTCCTCACCGGCTGGTTCAGCGGCAACATCCTCGTGGTGCTGCCCGCCTCGATCGCGGCGGCTTTTCTCGCGACGCGGCTTTTCTAG